The following coding sequences lie in one Duffyella gerundensis genomic window:
- a CDS encoding methyl-accepting chemotaxis protein translates to MNVVKNLIALLNPRRGQRSSASFNALSQAMPVIEFSPAGIIQKASPLFLTAMGYRADEIIGRHHSMFCPPELVNSPEYSRFWQRLAAGENFSNKYLRLASGNRPVWLEASYIPIADRRGKVFKIIKIAADISARMESALEQESVINAIGRSMAVIAFSPAGIVLDVNENFLQATGYTRDQVLGQHHRLFCSEKLCRSDEYRQFWERLNQGEFFSGQFPRLNRRGEPLWLRATYNPVFNSKGQLYKIVKFASDVTEQVLRNQKEQNAAVHAWEMAIQTRGSAQAGADVIENSIRMIDKIAQDMNAVSTDIVRLNKQSDSIDGMVETIRGFALQTRLIALNAAIEAAKAGASGRSFAVVAAEVRSLAANVSGATEAIEKVVSGNNQLTRDVLKGIEISLDNTGQGVTLMREASEVIASIQRNSERVESAVREVARSVEAE, encoded by the coding sequence CTGAATGTAGTGAAAAATCTTATTGCCCTGCTGAACCCTCGCCGCGGCCAGCGTTCATCCGCGTCATTTAACGCTTTAAGCCAGGCGATGCCGGTGATCGAATTCAGCCCTGCTGGCATCATTCAGAAAGCCAGCCCGCTGTTTCTGACGGCGATGGGATACCGGGCTGATGAAATCATTGGTCGCCATCACAGCATGTTCTGCCCGCCGGAGCTGGTTAATTCACCTGAATATAGCCGCTTCTGGCAGCGTCTCGCGGCGGGAGAAAACTTCAGCAATAAATATCTGCGTCTGGCCAGCGGCAACCGCCCGGTCTGGCTGGAAGCCAGCTATATCCCGATCGCCGACCGTCGCGGCAAGGTGTTTAAAATCATTAAAATCGCCGCTGACATCTCGGCACGCATGGAATCCGCGCTGGAACAGGAATCGGTGATTAATGCGATCGGCCGCTCAATGGCGGTGATCGCCTTCAGTCCCGCCGGTATCGTGCTTGATGTAAACGAAAACTTTCTGCAGGCCACTGGTTACACGCGGGATCAGGTGCTGGGTCAGCATCACCGTCTGTTCTGCTCAGAAAAGCTCTGCCGCAGCGATGAATACCGGCAGTTCTGGGAAAGGCTTAATCAGGGTGAGTTTTTCTCCGGTCAGTTTCCCCGCCTTAACCGTCGCGGTGAGCCGCTGTGGCTGCGGGCAACCTATAATCCGGTGTTTAACAGCAAAGGCCAGCTGTACAAAATCGTGAAGTTTGCGTCTGACGTGACGGAACAGGTTTTGCGCAATCAGAAAGAGCAAAATGCGGCGGTGCATGCGTGGGAAATGGCGATACAGACACGCGGCAGCGCGCAAGCCGGAGCCGACGTGATCGAAAACAGCATACGCATGATCGATAAAATCGCCCAGGATATGAACGCGGTCTCGACCGATATCGTCCGTCTTAACAAGCAGTCTGACAGCATTGATGGCATGGTGGAAACCATACGTGGCTTTGCCCTGCAAACGCGACTGATTGCGCTTAACGCGGCGATCGAGGCTGCCAAAGCAGGCGCCTCGGGCCGCAGCTTTGCCGTTGTCGCCGCCGAAGTGCGTAGCCTGGCCGCCAACGTCAGCGGCGCTACCGAAGCGATTGAAAAGGTGGTATCCGGCAACAATCAGCTGACCAGAGACGTGCTGAAAGGCATCGAAATCAGCCTGGACAATACCGGGCAAGGCGTCACGCTGATGCGCGAAGCCAGCGAGGTGATCGCCAGCATTCAGCGCAATTCTGAACGCGTGGAGAGCGCCGTCAGAGAAGTTGCTCGTTCGGTTGAAGCGGAATAA
- a CDS encoding SDR family oxidoreductase — translation MNSKSVLITGGNKSIGFETARQLGQRGYTIWLGCRDEQRGEVAVARLAAEGINVRLIIMDVTSLPGIQAAAQRVQEEEGKLDLLINNAGISGAQPVAPSAQSLSDIMAVYETNVFGVIRVTQAFLPLLKSAPHARIIMVSSGLGSLEWVADLSHPYSQVEAMGYTSSKSALNAVTVAFAKELIKDNISVNAVDPGYTATDFNGHTGYRTVEQAAAGIVWLAEQERAEMTAGFWFDQQRAPW, via the coding sequence ATGAACAGCAAGAGCGTACTTATCACGGGCGGCAACAAAAGCATCGGTTTTGAGACGGCCAGGCAATTAGGTCAGCGGGGCTATACGATTTGGCTGGGTTGCCGCGACGAACAACGTGGCGAGGTGGCCGTTGCCAGGCTGGCTGCGGAAGGCATCAACGTGCGGTTAATCATCATGGATGTCACCAGCCTGCCGGGCATTCAGGCCGCGGCGCAGCGGGTACAGGAAGAAGAGGGCAAGCTGGATCTGCTGATCAATAATGCCGGGATTTCAGGGGCGCAGCCGGTTGCTCCCAGCGCACAAAGCCTCAGTGACATCATGGCCGTTTATGAAACCAACGTGTTTGGCGTCATCAGGGTGACTCAAGCGTTTCTTCCGCTGCTTAAATCCGCGCCGCATGCCCGCATTATCATGGTCAGCAGCGGGCTGGGTTCGCTGGAATGGGTCGCCGATCTGAGCCATCCCTATTCTCAGGTTGAGGCGATGGGCTACACCAGTTCGAAGTCAGCGCTTAATGCCGTTACGGTGGCGTTCGCCAAAGAGCTGATCAAAGACAACATCAGCGTCAATGCGGTTGATCCGGGTTATACCGCCACCGATTTTAACGGCCACACCGGCTACCGAACGGTTGAGCAGGCGGCGGCCGGTATCGTCTGGCTGGCGGAACAGGAGAGGGCGGAGATGACGGCGGGCTTCTGGTTTGATCAACAGCGGGCGCCCTGGTAA
- a CDS encoding LysR family transcriptional regulator, whose protein sequence is MANNSDASGMENLAVFLTVFNEKSFRTAAIQLGLSPSTVSEKVSALERSLGARLFTRTTRSVRATEAGQALAERIAPLLTEVRAALNDVTTLQQDLRGTLKLNVTGAVMVDILPPLLDRFLSQHAQIRVELMVDDRLVDATLAGCDAGIRYGEHLAKDAIAVPIGPRIQRLALAASPAYLASRDRITHPTDLPEHNCIRLKFSSGALVPWDFSRNGQMLRVDPPGRLIIGVDGASAAIDFARNGNGIIATFENWLQPHFDAGDLLPVLPEWWSSFEGPWLYFSSRFMTAPLRAFVDFLREQEA, encoded by the coding sequence ATGGCGAACAATAGCGATGCGAGCGGAATGGAGAACCTGGCGGTTTTTCTGACGGTGTTTAACGAGAAGAGCTTTCGCACGGCGGCGATCCAGCTTGGCCTGTCGCCCTCCACGGTCAGCGAGAAAGTTTCGGCGCTTGAGCGCAGCCTTGGCGCACGCCTGTTTACCCGCACCACACGCAGCGTCAGGGCGACCGAAGCGGGTCAGGCGCTGGCCGAGCGCATCGCTCCGCTGCTTACGGAGGTGCGCGCCGCGCTCAATGATGTGACTACGCTGCAGCAGGATTTGCGCGGTACGCTCAAACTGAACGTAACCGGCGCCGTCATGGTGGACATCTTACCGCCGCTGCTGGATCGCTTTCTCTCACAGCATGCGCAGATTCGTGTGGAGCTGATGGTCGATGATCGGCTGGTGGACGCCACGCTGGCGGGCTGCGATGCGGGCATTCGTTACGGCGAACATCTGGCGAAGGATGCCATCGCGGTGCCCATTGGGCCGCGTATCCAGCGCCTGGCGCTGGCCGCCTCGCCCGCCTATCTCGCGTCGCGCGACCGCATTACTCATCCAACTGATTTACCTGAACATAACTGCATACGGCTGAAATTTTCCAGCGGCGCGCTGGTGCCGTGGGATTTCAGTCGTAACGGACAGATGCTGCGCGTGGATCCGCCAGGACGGCTGATCATTGGGGTCGATGGCGCATCGGCAGCCATCGACTTTGCGCGCAACGGCAACGGCATCATCGCGACGTTTGAAAACTGGCTACAGCCGCATTTCGACGCGGGCGATCTCTTGCCGGTTTTACCGGAATGGTGGTCGTCGTTTGAGGGGCCGTGGCTCTATTTCTCCAGCCGCTTTATGACTGCTCCACTGCGGGCGTTTGTCGATTTTCTGCGCGAACAAGAGGCATAA
- a CDS encoding LysR family transcriptional regulator: protein MNATLDIDLLRTFHAVVRIGKFSAAAEQLHKSPAAVSVHIQRLEAVAGGRLLNRDNQSVSLTALGKRLLASTAELLHAHDRVLADLHGTDLVGRITLGVPDEYALHVIRDILPIFTAAWPNVVLELKTGPSYLLREWVQRDNVQTAVVTQLKGYAGSHSQLLTSTTPVWVGPIGSDLLRRDPLPLAVHAVQCPYREAMIEALNASGHRVRIVLESHSNQAVKACVEAGLALSLIDRGKVTERMQILDGMPPIADHDIVFMRSAASVGDEAVTLLAEAMQQRFRL from the coding sequence ATGAATGCGACTCTCGACATCGATCTATTACGCACCTTTCATGCCGTGGTGCGCATCGGGAAATTCAGCGCGGCCGCTGAACAGCTGCACAAAAGTCCGGCGGCGGTGAGCGTGCACATTCAGCGTCTTGAGGCGGTGGCAGGCGGACGGCTATTGAATCGCGATAACCAATCCGTTTCCCTGACCGCGCTCGGCAAGCGTTTGTTGGCCTCCACCGCCGAACTGTTACACGCGCACGATCGGGTGCTGGCCGATCTGCACGGCACCGATCTGGTCGGGCGTATTACCCTGGGCGTGCCCGATGAATATGCGCTGCACGTTATTCGCGACATCCTGCCGATTTTTACCGCCGCCTGGCCCAATGTGGTGTTGGAGCTGAAGACCGGGCCAAGTTATCTGCTCAGAGAATGGGTGCAGCGTGACAACGTGCAAACGGCGGTGGTAACGCAGCTGAAAGGGTATGCTGGCTCGCACAGCCAGTTATTGACGTCGACCACGCCGGTTTGGGTCGGGCCTATTGGCAGCGATCTGCTGCGCCGCGATCCTTTGCCTTTGGCGGTGCACGCCGTGCAATGCCCTTACCGCGAGGCGATGATCGAAGCGTTAAACGCATCTGGTCACCGTGTACGCATTGTGCTCGAAAGCCACTCCAATCAGGCGGTTAAAGCCTGTGTGGAAGCGGGCCTGGCTCTCAGCCTGATTGACCGCGGCAAAGTCACCGAACGCATGCAGATACTCGATGGCATGCCGCCGATTGCTGACCATGACATCGTGTTTATGCGCAGCGCCGCCTCTGTGGGCGATGAGGCCGTCACGTTACTGGCAGAGGCGATGCAGCAGCGGTTTCGGTTATAG
- a CDS encoding DMT family transporter has translation MNKTFPLQLNPALRGHWLHTLPLPLLEAGLVIAWSSGFIGTRFSIDYAPALLVVFWRCVVVSLLLLPFVLRPLRQTSFRVLLKNAAIGLLAMAGYMTGVTQGIALGVPAGLAALCADLLPLGMALLAAACLGERLAPKIWLGLILGLVGVLTVTHSVLGLGDAPLWAYGLPLAGMLSLAVATLWQKRASDASTMGLLPNLWLQCFVSSFAFALIQGSQGSLAPIPSTGFALSVLWTVGLSTFGGYGLYWICLRRSSATRVASVLYLSPPITLLWAWMMFGEPLSWQMALGMMISAIGIALVMRAERR, from the coding sequence ATGAACAAAACATTCCCGCTCCAACTTAACCCTGCACTACGTGGCCACTGGCTGCACACTCTGCCGCTGCCACTGCTGGAAGCCGGGCTGGTAATCGCCTGGAGTTCAGGGTTTATCGGCACCCGTTTTTCTATCGATTACGCCCCGGCGTTGCTGGTGGTCTTCTGGCGCTGCGTGGTGGTTTCTCTGTTACTGCTGCCCTTTGTGCTGCGGCCGTTGCGGCAAACCTCGTTTCGCGTACTGCTGAAAAACGCCGCCATCGGCTTGCTGGCGATGGCGGGCTACATGACCGGCGTCACACAAGGCATTGCGCTCGGCGTACCGGCGGGTCTGGCCGCGCTCTGCGCCGATCTGCTGCCGCTGGGCATGGCGCTGTTGGCGGCGGCCTGTCTTGGCGAGCGACTGGCACCGAAAATCTGGCTGGGGCTGATCCTCGGGCTGGTTGGCGTGCTTACCGTTACTCACAGCGTGCTCGGGCTGGGCGACGCGCCGCTGTGGGCCTACGGTTTGCCGCTGGCAGGCATGTTATCGCTGGCGGTCGCCACCCTGTGGCAAAAGCGCGCCAGCGACGCCTCGACAATGGGCCTGCTGCCTAACCTCTGGTTACAGTGTTTTGTGTCGAGTTTCGCCTTCGCCCTCATTCAGGGTAGCCAGGGCAGTCTGGCACCGATTCCCTCAACGGGCTTCGCGCTGAGCGTGTTATGGACGGTGGGGCTGTCAACCTTCGGCGGCTACGGGCTGTACTGGATTTGCCTGCGCCGCAGTTCGGCAACCCGCGTGGCCAGCGTGCTCTATCTCAGTCCGCCCATTACGCTGCTCTGGGCGTGGATGATGTTCGGTGAGCCGCTCTCCTGGCAGATGGCGTTGGGAATGATGATTTCCGCCATCGGCATCGCGCTGGTGATGCGCGCCGAGCGCCGCTGA
- a CDS encoding catalase family peroxidase, giving the protein MTQPSLSNRQKLTRLLLVAAVPLALILLFLWAGGWLTPQRLSADKMIVALEQTGGKHPGYRRNHAKGICILGDFIANGQASSLSRAALFAPGSTPVTGRLAIAGGNPAAPDYAVPVRSMALLFQQANGEQWRTGMNAIPFFPVATVQGFYDQQEASRPDPATGKPNPASMQALVHKHPEIAHFIRWVKQAVPASSWSSERYNSLNAFLFDDASHHQHLVRWSMVPHTPRQPMTTTEQGDNDFLQKDLQQRLATGPLKWDLIITLAGAGDAGNDASRAWPADRQTVNAGTLVINRAVPQREGKCNDINYDPLILPDGIAASDDPLLNARSAAYAKSYNLRTREQSGHSL; this is encoded by the coding sequence ATGACACAACCTTCACTTTCCAATCGCCAAAAGCTGACCCGGCTTTTGCTGGTAGCCGCTGTTCCGCTGGCGTTGATTTTACTGTTTTTATGGGCAGGCGGTTGGCTGACGCCTCAACGGCTGTCCGCCGATAAAATGATTGTCGCGCTCGAGCAAACCGGCGGAAAACACCCCGGTTATCGCCGCAATCATGCAAAAGGCATCTGTATCCTGGGTGATTTTATCGCCAACGGCCAGGCCAGCAGCCTTTCCCGTGCGGCGCTGTTTGCACCGGGCAGCACGCCGGTAACAGGACGCTTAGCGATTGCGGGCGGTAATCCCGCGGCACCCGATTACGCCGTTCCGGTTCGCAGTATGGCGCTGTTATTCCAGCAGGCGAACGGGGAACAGTGGCGTACCGGCATGAATGCGATACCGTTTTTTCCGGTCGCGACCGTTCAGGGGTTTTACGATCAGCAAGAGGCGTCACGGCCCGATCCCGCAACCGGCAAGCCCAACCCGGCCAGCATGCAAGCGCTGGTGCATAAACATCCGGAAATCGCCCATTTTATCCGCTGGGTAAAACAGGCCGTTCCCGCTTCAAGCTGGAGCAGCGAGCGATACAACAGCCTGAACGCCTTTCTGTTTGACGACGCTTCCCATCATCAACATCTGGTTCGCTGGAGCATGGTGCCCCATACGCCACGGCAACCGATGACCACAACAGAACAAGGCGACAACGATTTTCTGCAAAAGGATCTACAGCAGCGCCTGGCGACGGGGCCACTAAAGTGGGATTTGATCATTACCCTGGCGGGCGCGGGCGATGCAGGAAACGATGCGTCGCGCGCGTGGCCCGCCGATCGTCAGACCGTTAATGCCGGCACGCTGGTGATCAACCGTGCAGTGCCTCAGCGGGAAGGGAAATGTAATGACATTAATTATGACCCGCTGATTCTGCCCGATGGCATCGCCGCATCTGACGATCCTTTGCTAAATGCGCGTTCCGCGGCCTACGCCAAATCCTATAACCTTCGCACCCGCGAGCAGTCAGGGCATTCACTATGA
- a CDS encoding cytochrome b, producing the protein MKQVTHFHPALRVVHWLMAALILFMLLIGVAMVSTVSSLHALLVSIHKPLGLMILVLVLARLWLRFCTAVPALPHSIPGWQRAMAHLSHWALYAMMLAQPLIGWAMLSAAGYPVTLGGGLVLPPIVPINNGSYALLRSLHSIVALLLFLTIMVHLAAALLHVLILRDGVFASMAGKRKR; encoded by the coding sequence ATGAAACAGGTTACCCATTTTCACCCTGCGCTACGCGTGGTGCACTGGCTAATGGCCGCGCTGATTCTGTTCATGCTGTTGATCGGCGTGGCCATGGTCTCTACCGTTTCTTCGTTACATGCTTTGCTGGTATCAATTCACAAGCCGCTGGGCCTGATGATCCTGGTGCTGGTGCTGGCACGCCTGTGGTTACGGTTCTGTACCGCTGTTCCGGCGTTGCCTCACTCGATTCCGGGCTGGCAACGTGCCATGGCGCATCTTTCACACTGGGCGCTGTATGCCATGATGCTGGCGCAGCCGCTAATTGGCTGGGCTATGCTTTCAGCAGCGGGCTATCCGGTGACGCTGGGAGGTGGCCTGGTATTACCGCCGATTGTGCCAATCAATAACGGCAGTTATGCGCTGTTGCGTTCTCTGCATTCGATCGTTGCGTTGCTGCTGTTCCTGACCATTATGGTGCATCTGGCGGCGGCACTGCTGCATGTCTTGATCCTGCGGGACGGCGTGTTTGCCAGTATGGCGGGAAAGCGCAAACGCTGA
- a CDS encoding RNA polymerase sigma factor, producing the protein MPHLQRFALWLTRNPHSAEDLVQSCLFKALTHSAQRKPEHSLRAWLFSILYRQFIDGERRGKRYRAILAFFTGEERSGPSVESMAIADDTLALFATLPTDYRAILLLVSVEELSYKEAAMALNIPLGTVMSRLSRARKLLHEKLEGQAAPLPLRRLK; encoded by the coding sequence ATGCCGCATTTGCAACGTTTTGCCCTGTGGCTGACTCGAAATCCACACAGCGCTGAGGATCTGGTGCAGAGCTGTCTGTTTAAAGCGCTGACGCACAGCGCACAGCGTAAACCTGAACACAGCCTGCGGGCATGGTTGTTCTCTATTCTTTATCGACAGTTTATTGATGGCGAACGGCGAGGTAAGCGTTATCGGGCTATCCTGGCATTTTTTACTGGTGAAGAGCGCTCAGGCCCGTCGGTGGAATCAATGGCGATTGCCGACGACACGCTGGCGCTCTTCGCCACGCTGCCCACCGATTATCGGGCGATACTGTTGCTGGTGAGCGTGGAAGAGTTGAGTTACAAAGAGGCTGCTATGGCATTAAATATCCCGCTGGGCACGGTGATGTCTCGCCTCTCACGGGCGCGTAAACTGCTGCATGAAAAACTGGAAGGTCAGGCCGCACCACTGCCATTGAGGAGGCTAAAATGA
- a CDS encoding anti-sigma factor family protein: MTPGEQELHAWMDGEVDDARAEKIERYLAENPQIAAEMAALRQDKQLLRQAMHRQPPYATNVDAHYFHRRLRQQRFRKLALACVLVLSVGIGGITGWQINAQMNAHLPMEDAVQAFRLFGDESQLPLDVSAAQQADLTRWVTRYFIHGDLPPNLEQYGFKPLGARLMATAQGPAALVMYEDPHGTRLAWYIRPLSPIKMSHGERQAEDVMAQYWSDAHYNYALVTPLGAPQAGVVRKALSPTIS, encoded by the coding sequence ATGACGCCCGGTGAACAGGAACTGCATGCGTGGATGGATGGCGAAGTTGACGATGCCCGCGCCGAAAAGATAGAACGTTATCTGGCGGAGAACCCGCAGATCGCCGCCGAAATGGCGGCGTTGCGTCAGGATAAGCAGCTTTTACGGCAGGCGATGCATCGGCAACCGCCGTATGCCACCAACGTTGATGCGCACTATTTTCATCGACGTTTACGCCAGCAGAGGTTCAGGAAACTGGCGCTGGCCTGCGTGCTGGTGTTGTCAGTCGGTATCGGCGGCATTACCGGCTGGCAAATCAACGCACAGATGAATGCGCATCTGCCCATGGAAGATGCTGTTCAGGCGTTCCGGCTGTTCGGCGATGAAAGCCAGTTGCCGCTTGATGTCAGCGCCGCTCAACAAGCGGATCTGACGCGCTGGGTAACCCGCTATTTTATTCATGGCGATTTGCCGCCCAACCTTGAGCAGTATGGCTTTAAACCGCTTGGCGCCCGTCTGATGGCAACGGCGCAAGGGCCCGCTGCGCTGGTGATGTATGAAGATCCGCACGGTACGCGCCTCGCCTGGTATATTCGCCCACTCAGCCCGATCAAGATGTCCCACGGAGAACGTCAGGCAGAAGATGTCATGGCGCAATACTGGAGTGATGCGCATTACAACTATGCGCTGGTTACGCCGCTGGGTGCGCCACAGGCGGGCGTCGTGCGCAAAGCGTTGTCACCCACAATAAGTTGA
- a CDS encoding methionine synthase, protein MKKLLPTSTSGSLPKPSWLAQPETLWSPWKLQGEELAEGKLDALRVCLQDQIEAGIDIVSDGEQTRQHFVTTFIEHLSGVDFEKREIVRIRNRYDASVPTVIGEVVRQKPVFVEDAKILRQHTTQPIKWALPGPMTMIDTLYDGHYKSREKLAWEFAKILNQEARELEAAGVDIIQFDEPAFNVFFDEVNDWGIAALERAVEGLKCETAVHICYGYGIKANTEWKKTLGTEWRQYEEIFPKLQKSNIDIISLECQNSRVPMELIELIRGKKVMVGAIDVATNTIETPEQVADTLRKALQFVDADKLYPCTNCGMTPLSRHVAQGKLHALSAGAEIVRRELLAK, encoded by the coding sequence ATGAAAAAGTTATTACCTACCTCAACGTCGGGCAGCTTACCAAAACCTTCATGGCTTGCTCAGCCTGAAACGCTGTGGTCGCCGTGGAAGCTGCAAGGCGAAGAGCTGGCTGAGGGCAAACTCGATGCGCTGCGTGTTTGCTTGCAGGATCAGATTGAAGCAGGCATTGATATCGTCAGTGATGGTGAGCAAACCCGCCAGCACTTCGTGACCACCTTCATTGAACACCTCAGCGGCGTTGATTTTGAAAAGCGTGAAATTGTTCGCATCCGCAATCGTTATGACGCGAGTGTACCGACCGTTATCGGTGAAGTGGTTCGTCAGAAGCCAGTTTTTGTTGAAGACGCTAAAATTTTACGTCAGCACACCACGCAACCGATCAAATGGGCGCTGCCGGGCCCGATGACCATGATCGACACGCTGTATGATGGCCACTATAAAAGCCGCGAAAAGCTTGCCTGGGAATTTGCCAAAATCCTTAACCAGGAAGCGCGGGAATTAGAGGCTGCAGGCGTGGATATTATTCAGTTTGATGAGCCAGCGTTTAACGTCTTCTTCGACGAAGTGAACGACTGGGGAATTGCGGCGCTGGAAAGAGCGGTCGAAGGGCTGAAATGCGAAACCGCGGTGCATATTTGCTACGGCTATGGCATCAAAGCGAATACCGAATGGAAAAAAACGCTGGGAACAGAGTGGCGTCAGTATGAGGAAATTTTTCCTAAGCTGCAGAAATCCAATATCGATATCATCTCACTGGAATGCCAGAACTCGCGGGTGCCAATGGAGCTGATTGAACTGATTCGCGGTAAGAAAGTGATGGTCGGCGCCATCGATGTGGCGACCAACACCATCGAGACGCCGGAGCAGGTTGCCGATACGCTGCGTAAAGCGCTGCAGTTTGTTGATGCTGACAAACTCTATCCATGCACCAACTGCGGCATGACACCGTTATCGCGTCACGTCGCACAAGGTAAACTGCATGCGCTGAGCGCCGGTGCTGAGATCGTGCGTCGGGAACTGCTGGCGAAATAA
- a CDS encoding DUF1852 domain-containing protein, giving the protein MNKNFAFTLKRIRFDENYNPSDKTRITTNFANLARGEKRQENLHNALVMIDNRFNSLAQWDNPKSDRYAVELEIITAELNVDLEGKGGAFPVIEILKTTVVDKQSGQRIEGIVGNNFSSYVRDYDFSVVLPAHNKNRNEFSMPANFGDLHGNIFKNFINSDAYNTHFSKPPVICLSVSSKNTYYRTGNVHPVLGIEYQQDEASLTDYYFAKMGLTARYFMPAGSVAPLAFYFQGDLVNDYTNLELISTISTMETFQKIYRPEIYNANSAAGNVYQPSLSHQDYSFTRIVYDREERSQLAVEQGKFTEETFIKPYQAVLEQWSANSVL; this is encoded by the coding sequence ATGAATAAAAACTTTGCATTTACTCTCAAGCGCATTCGTTTCGACGAAAATTATAATCCTTCTGATAAAACGCGCATCACCACCAACTTTGCGAATTTAGCCCGGGGTGAAAAGCGTCAGGAAAACCTGCACAACGCATTGGTAATGATCGACAACCGTTTCAATTCGCTGGCGCAATGGGATAACCCGAAAAGCGATCGTTATGCGGTTGAGCTGGAGATTATTACTGCCGAGCTTAACGTTGATCTCGAAGGCAAGGGCGGCGCTTTTCCGGTCATTGAAATCTTAAAAACTACCGTCGTCGATAAACAGAGCGGTCAGCGCATTGAAGGTATCGTGGGCAATAACTTCTCCTCCTACGTGCGGGATTACGATTTCAGCGTGGTGCTGCCAGCACACAATAAAAATCGCAATGAATTCAGCATGCCTGCTAACTTCGGTGATTTGCATGGCAACATTTTCAAAAACTTCATTAACTCGGACGCATATAACACGCACTTCAGTAAGCCGCCGGTGATCTGCCTGAGCGTATCGAGCAAAAACACTTATTACCGCACGGGCAATGTGCATCCTGTTCTGGGCATTGAATATCAGCAGGACGAGGCATCGCTGACCGATTACTATTTCGCCAAAATGGGATTAACCGCGCGCTATTTCATGCCAGCAGGCAGCGTTGCGCCTTTGGCCTTTTATTTCCAGGGTGATTTGGTTAACGACTACACCAACCTGGAATTGATCAGCACTATCAGCACGATGGAAACCTTCCAGAAGATTTATCGGCCTGAAATTTACAACGCGAATTCTGCGGCAGGGAACGTCTATCAGCCAAGCCTGAGTCATCAGGATTATTCGTTCACGCGGATTGTTTATGATCGAGAAGAACGTAGCCAGCTGGCTGTTGAGCAGGGCAAGTTTACTGAAGAGACATTCATTAAACCTTACCAGGCTGTTCTTGAGCAGTGGTCTGCTAATTCCGTTCTTTGA
- a CDS encoding LysE family translocator: protein MSIMDSLLTFSLAAVLLTLTPGLDTALILRTATTEGKNQAIQAALGINTGCLLWGVAVAFGLGSVVAVSELAYDILKYCGAAYLGWLGICMLVRPRKQLIVADASNKTASNWFLKGVLGNALNPKVGIFYVSFLPQFIPQGHSPVIWTFGLVTIHITMGIVWSLMLIGATRPLASLLRKEKVIRWLDRTTGLVFLLFAARLAISRR, encoded by the coding sequence ATGTCCATCATGGATTCACTTCTGACATTTAGTTTGGCCGCTGTGCTGTTGACCTTAACACCGGGGCTGGATACTGCACTGATATTGAGAACGGCCACAACAGAAGGAAAAAACCAGGCTATTCAGGCGGCGCTGGGCATTAATACCGGCTGTTTACTGTGGGGCGTGGCGGTTGCTTTTGGGTTAGGAAGCGTTGTAGCAGTTTCAGAGCTTGCTTATGACATCCTGAAATATTGTGGCGCAGCCTATCTGGGTTGGCTGGGCATTTGTATGCTGGTGCGCCCCAGGAAGCAATTAATCGTGGCTGATGCTTCCAACAAGACGGCTTCAAACTGGTTTCTGAAAGGCGTTCTCGGCAATGCCCTCAACCCTAAAGTAGGCATCTTTTATGTCTCTTTTTTGCCCCAGTTTATTCCTCAGGGGCACTCTCCCGTTATCTGGACTTTTGGGCTGGTGACTATTCATATAACAATGGGTATTGTCTGGTCGTTGATGCTCATTGGCGCGACGCGCCCGCTGGCCTCTCTGTTACGAAAAGAGAAAGTGATTCGCTGGCTGGATCGCACCACCGGTCTGGTTTTTCTTTTATTTGCAGCACGGCTGGCAATCAGCAGGCGTTAA